A single window of Rhizobium sp. SL42 DNA harbors:
- the hemH gene encoding ferrochelatase produces the protein MTALPAHWPSDHPPLNIGKVGVLLVNLGTPDGTDYESMRRYLAEFLTDKRVIEWSRLFWYPILYGIVLNKRPQKVGEAYKSIWNNDLDESYLRTYTRNQAEKLAEALRDLPHVHVDWAMRYGQPAIQKKLVEMQKAGCERILVYPLYPQYAAATTATVNDEAFKALLKMRWQPALRTVPQYADDPVYIDALANSIETHLATLDWQPEIVLTSYHGIPMSYFKKGDPYHCQCYKTTRLLRDRLGWSKEKLMVTFQSRFGPEEWLQPYTDKTVEKLAKDGVKRIAVLNPGFVSDCLETLEEIAVEAGEDFLHNGGEKFTHIPCLNDSLDGMRVIETVVRRELQGWI, from the coding sequence CGCACTGCCCGCCCATTGGCCATCCGACCATCCGCCCCTCAATATCGGCAAGGTCGGCGTTCTTCTCGTCAATCTCGGCACACCGGACGGTACCGACTACGAATCGATGCGGCGGTATCTGGCGGAATTCCTGACCGACAAGCGGGTCATCGAATGGTCGCGACTGTTCTGGTACCCGATCCTCTACGGCATCGTGCTCAACAAGCGGCCGCAGAAGGTCGGTGAGGCGTACAAGTCGATCTGGAACAACGATCTCGACGAAAGCTATCTGCGCACCTATACGCGCAACCAGGCGGAAAAGCTGGCCGAGGCCCTCAGGGATCTCCCGCATGTACATGTCGATTGGGCCATGCGTTACGGTCAGCCGGCGATCCAGAAGAAATTGGTTGAAATGCAGAAGGCCGGTTGCGAGAGGATCCTCGTTTATCCGCTCTATCCGCAATATGCAGCCGCCACCACCGCCACCGTCAACGACGAAGCCTTCAAGGCGCTCCTGAAGATGCGTTGGCAGCCGGCACTGCGCACGGTGCCGCAATATGCGGACGATCCGGTCTATATCGACGCACTGGCAAACTCGATCGAGACCCATCTGGCAACGCTCGACTGGCAGCCGGAGATCGTCCTGACTTCCTACCACGGCATCCCGATGTCCTATTTCAAGAAGGGCGATCCCTATCACTGCCAGTGCTACAAGACGACGCGCCTGTTGCGCGACCGTCTGGGCTGGTCGAAGGAGAAGCTGATGGTCACCTTCCAATCCCGCTTCGGACCGGAGGAGTGGCTGCAGCCCTATACCGACAAGACCGTGGAGAAGCTGGCAAAGGATGGCGTCAAGCGCATCGCCGTGCTCAATCCGGGCTTCGTTTCCGATTGCCTCGAGACGCTGGAAGAGATCGCTGTCGAGGCAGGAGAGGATTTCCTGCACAATGGCGGCGAGAAATTCACCCATATCCCCTGCCTGAACGACAGCCTCGACGGCATGCGGGTCATCGAAACGGTGGTGCGTCGCGAACTGCAAGGCTGGATCTGA
- a CDS encoding ArsR/SmtB family transcription factor yields MVEQNTHYMNLVFHALGDATRRQMLHHLSHGERTVSDLAKPCEMSLAAASKHIKVLENAGLIRREIRGRTHLCRLDPGPLATAHEWLNFYQRFWTGRLDTLERLLRQDDKQISPGPDKKERNDT; encoded by the coding sequence ATGGTTGAGCAAAATACCCACTATATGAATTTGGTCTTTCACGCACTTGGCGATGCGACACGGCGGCAGATGCTGCACCATCTCTCGCATGGCGAACGCACGGTCAGCGATCTGGCGAAGCCCTGCGAGATGTCGCTTGCGGCAGCCTCCAAGCACATCAAGGTTCTCGAAAATGCCGGCCTGATCCGCCGTGAAATACGCGGGCGGACCCATCTGTGCCGCCTGGATCCCGGACCACTCGCGACGGCGCATGAATGGCTGAACTTCTATCAACGCTTCTGGACCGGTCGCCTCGATACGCTCGAGCGGCTCCTCCGGCAGGACGACAAACAGATATCCCCCGGCCCTGATAAAAAAGAGAGGAATGACACATGA
- a CDS encoding SRPBCC family protein encodes MTETATLDAYGIVTEPATLKIERLLPGPVERVWEYLTKSELRRQWLASGDMDLKVEAPFELTWRNDELTDPPGTRPEGFSETHSMQSRITELKPLKKLTFTWGDCGSVTMTLEPRGTNVLLTLVHQRISDRKNMLMVGAGWHMHLDILAARLNGTKAQPFWDGWLRLREEYDQRIPA; translated from the coding sequence ATGACCGAAACAGCAACTCTCGACGCTTATGGCATTGTCACCGAGCCTGCCACCTTGAAGATCGAACGTCTTCTGCCCGGTCCCGTCGAACGGGTATGGGAGTACCTGACCAAAAGTGAACTTCGAAGACAATGGCTGGCCTCCGGAGACATGGACCTGAAGGTCGAAGCGCCTTTCGAACTGACATGGCGCAATGACGAACTGACCGATCCGCCCGGCACCCGTCCCGAAGGGTTTTCCGAGACGCACAGCATGCAGAGCCGGATCACCGAACTGAAACCGCTCAAAAAGCTGACCTTCACCTGGGGTGACTGCGGCAGTGTAACGATGACCCTGGAGCCGAGGGGCACGAATGTGCTGCTGACACTGGTCCACCAGCGCATTTCCGATCGCAAGAACATGCTGATGGTCGGCGCCGGCTGGCACATGCATCTGGATATTCTGGCCGCCCGACTCAATGGCACGAAAGCCCAGCCCTTCTGGGATGGCTGGCTGCGCCTGCGCGAAGAATACGATCAACGCATACCGGCCTGA